Proteins from one Elgaria multicarinata webbii isolate HBS135686 ecotype San Diego chromosome 3, rElgMul1.1.pri, whole genome shotgun sequence genomic window:
- the LOC134396420 gene encoding zinc finger protein 239-like — MESALCQAAQVHQCLAVGPECPGETETHGEPCRETPKRGGCKMQEQERRKDETTQKRKKKSPTSESNDYHESAVQGKIDKRKERSKCCVCNKSFDSKASLKAHSKIHPGEKLFKCQECGKSYSVSSSLISHRRIHTGEKPYKCAECGKSFNRSTSLSDHQRIHTGEKPYKCLECGKSFSVSTHLTSHQRIHTGEKPYECLECGKSFNVSRNLSRHQRIHTGEKPYKCAECGKSFNVSTNLSRHQRIHTGEKPYKCLDCGKSFNVCTNLTSHQRIHTGEKPYTCLVCGKKFSLITHLSCHQRTHTREKPYECLECGKSFSVSTNLSRHQRTHTVEKPYQWLACGNSFHVNINLISHQTVHTGDKQYNYLECGKSFSQEINLTPHQITHT, encoded by the exons ATGGAGTCTGCCCTATGCCAAGCAGCTCAGGTGCATCAGTGTCTCGCTGTGGGGCCAG AATGTCCCGGTGAAACTGAGACTCATGGAGAACCATGTAGGGAAACCCCCAAAAGAGGTGGATGTAAAATGCAAGAACAGGAGAGAAGAAAGGATGAAACAAcccagaagaggaagaagaaatccCCTACGTCTGAGAGCAATGACTACCATGAAAGTGCAGTCCAAGGAAAAATtgataaaagaaaggaaaggagtaAATGCTGTGTGTGTAACAAGAGCTTTGATTCTAAAGCAAGTCTCAAAGCTCATTCGAAAATCCATCCAGGAGAAAAACTATTTAAGTGccaggagtgtggaaagagctacaGTGTGAGCTCAAGCCTTATTTCTCATCGAAgaattcacacgggggagaaaccatataaatgtgcagagtgtggcAAAAGCTTCAATAGAAGCACAAGCCTCAGcgatcatcaaagaattcacacaggggagaaaccatataaatgcctggagtgtggcaaGAGCTTCAGTGTGAGCACacatctcacttctcatcaaagaattcacacaggggagaagccatatgaatgcctggagtgtggaaagagtttcaatgTGAGCAGAAACCTCAgcagacatcaaagaattcacacaggggagaaaccatataaatgtgcagagtgcggaaagagcttcaatgtGAGCACAAATCtcagtagacatcaaagaattcacacaggggagaaaccatataaatgcctggactgtggaaagagcttcaatgtgTGTAcaaacctcacttctcatcaaagaattcacacaggagagaaaccatatacctgcttggtgtgtggaaagaagTTCAGTTTGATTACACACCTTAGttgtcatcaaagaactcacacaaggGAGAAGCCATATGAgtgcttggaatgtggaaagagcttcagtgtgaGCACAAACCTCAGcagacatcaaagaactcacacagtggagaaaccatatcagtggTTGGCATGTGGAAACAGTTTCCATGTGAATATTAATCTAATTTCTCATCAAACAGTTCACACGGGGGATAAACAATATAATtacttggaatgtggaaagagtttcagtcaggaGATAAATCTCACTCCTCATCAAATAACTCACACATAA